One Pseudomonas sp. FP1742 genomic window carries:
- a CDS encoding PepSY domain-containing protein, with the protein MKVLSFSGMGLALLVFCSVVMARDLDQDEALRLRQQGVILPLEQLLQQALDRYPGAKLLEAELEEKRDVYVYEVELLTTEGVVRELDVDAITGHLLKDKED; encoded by the coding sequence ATGAAGGTGCTTTCATTTTCAGGCATGGGGCTGGCGCTTCTGGTTTTTTGCTCGGTGGTCATGGCCCGCGATCTGGATCAGGACGAAGCCCTGCGCCTGCGCCAACAAGGCGTGATCCTGCCGCTGGAGCAGCTCTTGCAGCAAGCGCTGGACCGCTATCCGGGGGCCAAGCTGCTGGAAGCCGAGCTTGAAGAAAAACGCGACGTTTATGTTTATGAGGTCGAGTTGCTGACCACCGAAGGCGTAGTGCGCGAACTGGACGTCGACGCCATCACCGGGCACTTACTGAAAGACAAGGAAGATTGA
- a CDS encoding Na+/H+ antiporter family protein yields MNAVIAAVGIMLILSLSRVHVVIALIVGALVGGLTGGLGIEATLKAFNSGLGGGATVALSYALLGAFAVAIAKSGLAHALADKALAMVDRQHANGGGNVKWLLIGLLWVVAIASQNILPIHIAFIPLLVPPLLYVLTKLQLDRRLIACVITFGLITPYMFLPVGFGNIFLNEILLANVARSGVDISGINVTHAMGIPALGMVFGLGAAFISYRKKRVYDLEKIEQVEQVAVQYNPLSLMVAGLAIAAAFIIQLLLDSMIIGALAGFLIFSASGIVKWRETDDLFTEGMKMMAMIGFIMIAASGFAEVMKATGHVQTLVESSASWIDHSKGIGALLMLLVGLLVTMGIGSSFSTVPILAAIFVPLCVQLGFSPIAIVCIVGTAGALGDAGSPASDSTLGPTSGLNIDGQHHHIWDTVVPTFLHYNLPLLAFGWVAAMVL; encoded by the coding sequence ATTAATGCAGTAATTGCCGCGGTCGGCATCATGCTGATACTCAGCCTGTCCCGCGTGCATGTGGTGATCGCGCTGATCGTGGGCGCGCTGGTCGGTGGCTTGACCGGTGGCCTGGGCATCGAAGCGACGCTCAAAGCCTTCAACAGCGGTCTCGGCGGTGGGGCGACGGTGGCGTTGTCCTACGCCTTGCTCGGCGCGTTTGCCGTGGCCATCGCCAAATCCGGCCTGGCCCATGCCCTGGCCGACAAAGCCCTGGCCATGGTCGATCGCCAGCACGCCAACGGCGGCGGCAATGTCAAATGGCTGCTGATCGGTTTGCTGTGGGTGGTGGCCATCGCTTCGCAGAACATTTTGCCGATTCATATCGCTTTTATCCCGTTGCTGGTGCCGCCTCTTTTATATGTGCTGACCAAACTGCAACTGGATCGTCGGTTGATCGCCTGTGTTATCACCTTCGGTTTGATCACGCCATACATGTTCCTGCCCGTGGGCTTCGGCAACATCTTCCTTAATGAAATCCTGCTGGCCAACGTCGCCCGCAGCGGGGTGGACATCAGCGGTATCAACGTCACCCATGCCATGGGCATTCCGGCGCTGGGCATGGTGTTCGGCCTCGGGGCAGCGTTCATCAGCTACCGCAAGAAACGTGTCTACGACCTGGAAAAGATCGAGCAAGTCGAGCAGGTCGCGGTGCAGTACAACCCGTTGAGCCTGATGGTCGCCGGCCTGGCAATTGCCGCCGCGTTCATTATTCAGCTGCTGCTGGACTCGATGATTATCGGAGCGCTGGCGGGTTTCCTGATCTTTTCGGCGTCGGGCATCGTCAAGTGGCGTGAAACCGACGACCTGTTCACCGAAGGCATGAAGATGATGGCGATGATCGGCTTCATCATGATCGCGGCGTCCGGGTTTGCCGAAGTGATGAAAGCCACCGGTCATGTGCAGACGCTGGTGGAGTCCTCGGCCTCGTGGATCGACCACAGCAAAGGCATCGGTGCGCTGTTGATGTTGCTGGTAGGGCTGTTGGTGACCATGGGCATCGGCTCGTCGTTTTCCACGGTACCGATTCTGGCGGCGATTTTTGTGCCATTGTGCGTGCAACTGGGCTTCAGCCCGATCGCCATCGTTTGCATCGTCGGCACCGCCGGCGCGCTGGGCGATGCCGGTTCACCCGCCTCGGACTCGACCCTGGGCCCGACCTCCGGTCTGAACATCGACGGCCAGCATCACCACATCTGGGACACCGTGGTCCCGACCTTCCTGCACTACAACCTGCCGTTGCTGGCGTTCGGTTGGGTGGCCGCGATGGTCCTGTAA
- the queD gene encoding 6-carboxytetrahydropterin synthase QueD yields the protein MEIFKEFTFESAHRLPHVPDGHKCGRLHGHSFKVAIHLSGDLDPHTGWIRDFSEIKEIFKPLYERLDHNYLNDIPGLENPTSEVLAKWIWNELKPLLPELSAIRIHETCTSGCIYRGE from the coding sequence GTGGAAATATTCAAAGAGTTTACCTTCGAATCCGCCCATCGCCTGCCCCACGTACCGGACGGCCACAAGTGCGGCCGCCTGCACGGTCATTCGTTCAAAGTGGCGATTCACCTGAGCGGCGACCTCGATCCGCACACCGGCTGGATCCGCGATTTCTCTGAAATCAAAGAGATCTTCAAGCCGCTCTACGAGCGCCTCGATCACAATTACCTGAACGACATTCCCGGCCTGGAAAACCCGACCAGCGAAGTGCTGGCCAAGTGGATCTGGAATGAGTTGAAGCCGTTGTTACCGGAACTCAGCGCGATCCGCATCCACGAGACCTGCACCAGCGGTTGCATCTATCGCGGTGAGTAA
- a CDS encoding DUF1427 family protein codes for MNYLISLGIGLGVGLLYGALDFRSPAPPAIALVGLLGMLAGEQLWPLGRQLVAGWIS; via the coding sequence ATGAATTACCTCATCTCGTTGGGTATCGGCCTGGGCGTCGGTCTGCTCTACGGCGCGCTGGATTTTCGTTCCCCCGCACCGCCGGCCATTGCGCTGGTGGGCCTGCTGGGCATGCTCGCCGGTGAACAGTTGTGGCCCTTGGGTCGACAACTGGTGGCGGGCTGGATCTCCTGA
- a CDS encoding DUF6555 family protein, translating to MNNAKLFVIEYTLHGQPKSFIIRLDKMDNAEAWHWASCDAGVGRIPRFGRERVQKTSKPLAEKFGVENVTWRPAK from the coding sequence ATGAACAACGCAAAACTTTTCGTCATTGAATACACCCTTCACGGCCAGCCCAAGTCTTTCATTATTCGCCTGGACAAAATGGACAATGCAGAGGCCTGGCACTGGGCAAGTTGCGACGCCGGAGTCGGCCGGATCCCGCGCTTTGGCCGTGAGAGGGTGCAAAAGACCAGTAAACCGCTGGCGGAGAAATTCGGCGTCGAGAACGTTACCTGGCGACCGGCGAAATGA
- a CDS encoding helix-turn-helix transcriptional regulator, with protein sequence MAKAAPPDLSDTDVPVQPLARTYPRGLYIEPHEHVWGQLLYAMSGVMWVETPHEALVVPPQRAVWLPPGVPHGIRVVSDLQMRNIYLRPSLAATLDDSVQVIEVGGLLRELIVGLVEQGDNGAPDYYDALVGLALLELKRARRSLLKIPLPDDSDRRLMNLCQAVMAAPSLDISFEQHAENAGASVRTLARLFKDGLGMGFAEWRRQVQLATAAAELIQGVAVSTIARELGYSPSSFSDMFRRELGVAPSQFCASPRGGSGA encoded by the coding sequence ATGGCCAAGGCCGCGCCGCCTGATTTGAGCGATACCGATGTGCCCGTGCAACCGCTGGCACGTACTTACCCGCGTGGGTTGTATATCGAGCCTCATGAGCACGTCTGGGGCCAGTTGCTGTACGCGATGAGCGGCGTGATGTGGGTCGAGACGCCCCATGAAGCGCTGGTGGTGCCGCCGCAACGGGCGGTCTGGCTGCCGCCGGGTGTGCCGCACGGGATTCGCGTGGTCTCTGACTTGCAGATGCGCAACATCTACCTGCGCCCGTCATTGGCGGCGACGCTGGACGACAGTGTGCAAGTGATTGAAGTCGGCGGCTTGCTGCGCGAACTGATCGTCGGGCTGGTGGAGCAGGGCGACAACGGGGCCCCGGATTACTACGACGCGTTGGTCGGCCTGGCCTTGCTGGAACTCAAGCGCGCCCGGCGTTCATTGCTGAAAATCCCGTTGCCGGATGACTCCGACCGGCGCCTGATGAACCTGTGCCAGGCGGTCATGGCGGCGCCGTCGCTGGACATTTCTTTCGAGCAACACGCCGAAAACGCCGGTGCCAGCGTGCGCACCCTGGCGCGGCTGTTCAAGGATGGATTGGGCATGGGTTTCGCCGAGTGGCGGCGGCAGGTGCAACTGGCGACTGCGGCGGCCGAATTGATTCAGGGGGTGGCGGTCAGCACCATTGCCCGGGAGCTGGGTTATTCGCCGAGCAGCTTCAGCGACATGTTCCGCCGGGAACTGGGCGTCGCGCCCTCGCAGTTTTGCGCGAGCCCGCGTGGAGGCTCAGGCGCGTAA
- a CDS encoding response regulator transcription factor produces the protein MRLLLVEDHVPLADELMAGLNRQGYAVDWLADGRDAVYQGSSEPYDLIVLDLGLPGLPGLEVLAQWRAGGLVTPVLILTARGSWAERIEGLKAGADDYLSKPFHPEELHLRIQALLRRSHGQANQPTLKAAGLHLDEGRQCVTRDDVDIQLTAAEFRLLRYFMLHPEQILSKSHLAEHLYDGETERDSNVLEVHVNHLRRKLGRSVIETRRGQGYLFGGQAQ, from the coding sequence ATGCGTTTGCTTCTGGTGGAAGACCACGTGCCGCTGGCCGACGAGTTGATGGCCGGCCTCAACCGCCAAGGTTACGCCGTGGACTGGCTGGCCGATGGCCGCGATGCGGTGTACCAGGGCAGCAGTGAGCCGTATGACCTGATCGTCCTCGACCTCGGCTTGCCGGGGTTGCCGGGGCTCGAGGTGCTGGCGCAGTGGCGGGCCGGTGGCCTGGTCACGCCGGTGCTGATCCTCACCGCGCGCGGTTCCTGGGCCGAGCGGATCGAAGGCCTCAAGGCCGGCGCCGACGATTACCTGAGCAAACCCTTCCACCCGGAAGAACTGCACCTGCGCATTCAGGCATTGTTGCGCCGCTCCCATGGCCAGGCCAATCAGCCAACGCTCAAAGCTGCAGGTTTGCATCTGGATGAAGGGCGCCAATGCGTAACCCGCGACGATGTCGACATCCAGCTCACCGCCGCCGAATTCCGCTTGTTGCGCTATTTCATGCTGCACCCCGAACAGATCCTTTCCAAAAGCCACCTCGCCGAACACCTCTACGACGGTGAAACCGAGCGTGACTCCAACGTGCTGGAAGTCCACGTCAACCATCTGCGCCGCAAGCTCGGCCGGAGCGTGATCGAAACCCGTCGCGGTCAGGGTTACCTGTTCGGCGGGCAAGCGCAGTGA
- a CDS encoding metallothionein encodes MNDGTCDCPKCSCKLGDHPIVRHGKHYCCEACAHHHQHGEECSTKGCKCAKP; translated from the coding sequence ATGAACGACGGTACCTGCGACTGCCCGAAATGCTCCTGCAAACTGGGCGATCACCCCATCGTGCGTCACGGCAAGCACTATTGCTGTGAAGCCTGCGCCCACCATCACCAACACGGCGAAGAATGCTCCACCAAAGGCTGCAAGTGCGCTAAGCCCTGA
- a CDS encoding alpha/beta fold hydrolase, giving the protein MTDWPLAQTYRFNGHSVRYAVRGDGPPLVFVHGTPFSSYVWRRIAPHFITTHRVYYFDLLGYGQSAQPDGDVSLGVQNQLLAQLLEHWGLERPDVVAHDFGGATALRAHLLNGKDYRSLTLIDPVALSPWGSPFVQHVRQHEAAFSGLPDYIQRAIVPTYIRGAIKREIPDHELAPYVQPWLGDPGQAAFYRQIAQMDERYTREVETLYPTIRCPVQILWGEDDQWIPIERGRALHQMIAGSQFHPVANAGHLVQEDAPEAIMTAILRFLPLAQNA; this is encoded by the coding sequence ATGACTGACTGGCCGCTGGCTCAAACCTATCGTTTCAACGGGCACTCCGTCCGCTACGCCGTACGGGGTGACGGCCCTCCTCTGGTGTTTGTGCACGGCACGCCCTTCTCCTCTTATGTGTGGCGCCGGATTGCCCCGCACTTCATCACCACGCACCGGGTGTACTACTTCGATTTGCTGGGTTACGGGCAATCCGCACAGCCGGACGGCGATGTGTCGCTGGGCGTGCAAAACCAACTGTTGGCGCAATTGCTGGAGCACTGGGGGCTGGAGCGGCCAGACGTGGTGGCCCACGATTTCGGCGGTGCCACGGCGTTGCGTGCACACCTGCTCAATGGCAAGGATTACCGCAGCCTGACGCTGATCGACCCGGTGGCGCTGTCGCCCTGGGGCTCGCCGTTCGTGCAGCATGTGCGTCAGCATGAGGCGGCGTTCAGCGGATTACCCGATTACATTCAGCGAGCAATCGTGCCGACCTACATTCGTGGCGCGATCAAGCGCGAGATTCCCGATCATGAACTGGCGCCCTATGTGCAGCCCTGGCTGGGCGATCCGGGGCAAGCAGCGTTCTATCGACAGATCGCGCAGATGGATGAGCGTTATACCCGCGAGGTCGAAACGCTGTACCCGACGATTCGCTGCCCGGTGCAGATTCTCTGGGGGGAAGACGATCAGTGGATTCCCATTGAACGCGGGCGGGCGTTGCATCAGATGATTGCGGGGTCGCAGTTTCATCCCGTTGCGAATGCCGGGCATCTGGTACAGGAGGATGCACCGGAGGCGATCATGACGGCGATATTGCGGTTTCTGCCGTTGGCACAGAACGCCTGA
- a CDS encoding patatin-like phospholipase family protein — protein MTAIHIKFPSLTLKAGPRALARIRANGLSAADVGTLPGAAGGPKALGIQGLDLALFGEWLPAAPRERSLIGASVGSWRFASACLPDAAEGIRRLGHLYTEQNFAKGVTMAQISQSSRRMLDDLLDGRDASILANADYRLNIMVVKSHGLLADDHRGRLGLGLSSVIADNLRGRARLSRHFERLIIHDPRLAPPVNALNDFPSRFISLNAGNLRQALLASGSIPMVMQGVRDLPGAGAGTFRDGGLLDYHLDLPYSGNDIVLYPHFTDRVIPGWFDKTLPWRRACPERLQDVLLLAPSKEYLARLPYGKLPDRNDFKRFMGDAPSRQKYWRATMDESRRLGDEFLELTANGRLGERLLTL, from the coding sequence ATGACTGCTATCCACATCAAGTTCCCTTCCCTGACGCTCAAGGCCGGCCCGCGCGCCCTGGCGCGCATCCGTGCCAACGGCTTGAGCGCCGCCGATGTGGGCACGTTGCCGGGTGCCGCCGGTGGCCCGAAAGCGTTGGGGATTCAGGGGCTGGATCTGGCACTGTTCGGCGAATGGCTGCCGGCGGCGCCCCGGGAGCGTTCGCTGATCGGCGCCTCGGTGGGTTCCTGGCGGTTCGCCAGCGCCTGCCTGCCGGATGCCGCCGAAGGCATCCGCCGCCTCGGTCATCTGTACACCGAGCAGAACTTCGCCAAGGGCGTGACCATGGCGCAGATCAGCCAGAGTTCCCGGCGCATGCTCGATGACTTGCTCGACGGCCGCGATGCCTCGATTCTGGCTAACGCCGACTACCGACTGAACATCATGGTGGTCAAAAGCCACGGCCTGTTGGCGGACGATCATCGTGGCCGACTGGGGCTGGGCCTGTCGTCGGTGATCGCCGACAACCTGCGCGGTCGGGCGCGGCTGTCGCGGCATTTCGAGCGGCTGATCATCCACGACCCGCGCCTGGCGCCACCGGTCAACGCGCTGAACGACTTCCCGTCGCGCTTCATCTCACTGAATGCCGGCAACCTGCGCCAGGCCCTGCTTGCCTCGGGTTCGATCCCGATGGTCATGCAAGGCGTGCGCGACCTGCCGGGCGCAGGCGCGGGGACGTTCCGCGATGGCGGTCTGCTGGACTATCACCTCGACCTGCCCTACAGCGGCAACGACATCGTGTTGTATCCGCATTTCACCGACCGGGTGATCCCCGGCTGGTTCGACAAGACGCTGCCATGGCGCCGCGCCTGCCCCGAGCGCCTGCAGGATGTTCTGCTGCTGGCGCCGTCGAAGGAGTACCTGGCACGCCTGCCCTACGGCAAACTGCCGGACCGCAACGACTTCAAGCGCTTCATGGGCGATGCCCCGAGCCGGCAGAAGTACTGGCGCGCGACGATGGATGAAAGCCGTCGTCTGGGCGATGAGTTCCTCGAACTGACCGCCAACGGTCGCCTCGGCGAGCGCTTGCTGACCCTTTAG
- a CDS encoding PepSY domain-containing protein, with amino-acid sequence MKILTALFTASIIGMTASLGHARDLGPDEALRLRDAGTIVSFEQLNAAALVKHPGSTVTGTELEEEYGKYIYQVELRDPQGLEWDLELDAVSGQVLKDHQDT; translated from the coding sequence ATGAAAATCCTGACTGCCCTGTTCACCGCATCCATCATCGGCATGACCGCCAGCCTCGGCCATGCCCGCGACCTGGGTCCCGACGAAGCCCTGAGACTGCGCGACGCTGGTACCATTGTGTCTTTCGAGCAGCTCAACGCCGCCGCGCTGGTCAAACACCCCGGCTCGACCGTCACCGGAACCGAGCTCGAAGAAGAGTACGGCAAGTACATCTACCAGGTGGAGTTGCGCGACCCGCAGGGCCTTGAGTGGGACCTGGAATTGGATGCTGTCAGCGGGCAGGTTCTCAAGGATCATCAGGATACGTAA
- a CDS encoding sensor histidine kinase: MRSIQRRLSLGLISVMVIVGLVLAQTSLWLFEMGLQRYFEAGLRNDSENLLVALVRGPQGLQLDERHLAPAYQRPFSGHYFRIDFADSHWRSRSLWDQDLPRLEHPGLHSNLQLGPEGQQLLVLRSDYRRLGQAISISVAQDYTPVRESFRRMQQVGLGLGLAGLLLILLLQRLTVRRALRPLEKAREQIAQLQQGQRSQLDDAVPVELEPLVAQINHLLAHTEDSLKRSRNALGNLGHALKTPLAVLLSLASNEKLDAYPELRKVMQAQLEQVQQRLNRELNRARLSGDALPGALFDCDAELPGLLATLNMIHGEHLDLSYRAPAALQLPWDREDLLELLGNLLDNACKWADAEVRLSVVETTQRFELSVEDDGPGIPDDQRAQVFSRGTRLDEQTDGHGLGLGIVRDIVDTWGGVLRLEESEWGGLKVTIELPKR, encoded by the coding sequence GTGAGGTCGATCCAGCGCCGCTTGAGCCTGGGCCTGATCAGCGTGATGGTGATCGTTGGCCTGGTGCTGGCGCAAACCAGTCTGTGGTTGTTCGAAATGGGATTGCAGCGCTACTTCGAAGCCGGGCTGCGCAACGACAGTGAAAACCTGCTGGTGGCACTGGTGCGCGGTCCGCAGGGGTTGCAACTGGATGAGCGGCACTTGGCGCCGGCCTATCAGCGGCCGTTTTCCGGGCATTACTTTCGCATCGACTTTGCCGACAGCCATTGGCGCTCTCGCTCGTTATGGGATCAGGACCTGCCGCGGCTTGAGCATCCAGGCCTGCACAGCAACCTGCAATTGGGGCCTGAGGGGCAGCAGCTGCTGGTGCTGCGTTCGGATTACCGCCGGTTGGGCCAGGCGATTTCCATCAGCGTTGCCCAGGACTACACGCCCGTGCGCGAGAGCTTCCGGCGTATGCAACAGGTCGGCCTGGGGCTGGGGTTGGCGGGGTTGTTGCTGATTTTGCTGTTGCAACGGCTCACCGTGCGCCGCGCCTTGCGCCCGCTGGAAAAGGCCCGCGAACAAATCGCCCAGTTGCAGCAGGGCCAGCGCTCGCAACTTGATGACGCCGTGCCGGTTGAGCTGGAACCGCTGGTGGCGCAGATCAACCATTTGCTGGCCCACACCGAAGACAGCCTCAAGCGCTCGCGCAATGCCCTGGGCAACCTAGGTCATGCATTGAAAACCCCGTTAGCGGTGTTGTTGAGCCTGGCTTCAAACGAAAAGCTCGATGCTTACCCGGAACTGCGCAAAGTCATGCAGGCGCAACTTGAGCAGGTCCAGCAACGACTCAATCGCGAACTCAACCGTGCCCGATTGTCAGGCGATGCGCTACCGGGGGCATTGTTCGATTGCGATGCCGAGCTGCCGGGATTGCTGGCCACCCTGAACATGATTCACGGCGAACACCTCGACCTGAGTTACCGCGCACCGGCCGCTTTGCAATTGCCGTGGGATCGCGAAGATCTGCTGGAGTTGCTGGGCAACCTGCTGGACAACGCCTGCAAATGGGCGGATGCCGAGGTCCGGTTGAGCGTGGTCGAAACGACGCAAAGATTTGAGTTGAGCGTGGAAGATGATGGTCCGGGGATTCCCGACGACCAGCGCGCTCAGGTGTTCAGCCGCGGCACCCGGCTCGATGAACAGACCGATGGGCATGGGCTGGGGCTGGGCATCGTGCGCGATATTGTCGATACATGGGGCGGGGTGTTGCGGCTGGAGGAAAGCGAGTGGGGCGGGTTGAAGGTGACCATCGAACTGCCCAAGCGCTGA